A DNA window from Malus domestica chromosome 12, GDT2T_hap1 contains the following coding sequences:
- the LOC114820048 gene encoding seipin-1-like, which produces MVLILSALFGIGLVNLWVEEPVFVRERFHFDYTEPHPTAVFAFGSANDIYQDKSSYSRKHVGGVPVGHTLHVSLVLLMPESDFKRGIGVFQLNEELLSVDGDVITRSSQPCMLRFGSLPDRLTRTFLMGVPRLLGFSGETQKSTVQIIKHKEGHYPITQAIRVTLIPRAGTSYLRRLYEAEIVMNSQPPWTKQLVDSGKWTFYVWTSLYICAMFLVLLMLCCRPLLFPMTMIVASTAATQQGTSLTSQVIAVMENHPPQNGGDVLGDH; this is translated from the exons ATGGTTTTGATTTTATCCGCTCTTTTCGGAATTGGGTTGGTGAATCTTTGGGTGGAGGAGCCGGTGTTCGTCAGGGAGCGGTTCCACTTTGATTACACGGAGCCTCATCCGACGGCTGTCTTTGCTTTTGGTTCTGCTAATGATATTTACCAAGACAAGAGTTCATACTCTAGGAAGCATGTGGGGGGAGTTCCTGTTGGACACACTTTACATGTCTCTTTGGTGCTTTTGATGCCTGAATCTGATTTCAAAAGGGGCATTGGTGTCTTTCAG TTGAATGAAGAACTCTTATCAGTGGACGGTGATGTGATTACAAGATCAAGCCAGCCCTGTATGCTGCGATTCGGAAGCCTCCCGGATCGACTCACACGAACATTTCTGATGGGAGTTCCTCGGCTGCTAGGATTCTCTGGTGAAACCCAGAAGTCAACGGTCCAAATAATCAAGCACAAGGAAGGGCATTATCCAATAACTCAAGCAATAAGAGTAACTTTAATTCCAAGGGCCGGAACCTCGTACCTTCGACGGTTGTATGAAGCTGAAATTGTCATGAACTCCCAGCCTCCTTGGACTAAACAATTGGTGGACAGCGGGAAGTGGACATTCTACGTCTGGACCTCTCTATACATTTGTGCTATGTTCCTCGTACTTCTCATGCTTTGTTGCAGGCCACTCCTCTTTCCAATGACGATGATTGTCGCAAGTACTGCCGCAACGCAGCAGGGGACGTCACTGACGTCCCAAGTTATAGCAGTGATGGAGAATCATCCTCCCCAGAACGGAGGCGACGTGCTAGGGGATCACTAG
- the LOC103451151 gene encoding uncharacterized protein — MSSKERPTLGGTRIKTRKRNIAAPLDPAAFADAVVQIYLDNAGDLELIAKSIESSDLNFSRYGDTFFEVVFTGGRTQPGTTKPDEGERHPYSVLESEPTRELILPSVIYIQKILRRRPFLIKNLENVMRRFLQSLELFEENERKKLAIFTALAFSQKLSGLPPETVFQPMLKDNLVGKGLVLSFITEFFKEYLIDNSLDDLISILKRGKVEDNLLEFFPSAKRTEESFSEHFTKEGLVALVEYNEKKIFEVKLKEMKSALTTQITEETDMSEVIETVKQRVKDAKLPDVEVVRILWDVIMDAVQWSGKNQQQNANAALRQVKTWAELLNTFCTNGKLELELMYKVQMQCYEDAKLMKLFPDIVKSLYDEDVLAEDTILHWFRKGTNPKGRQTFVKALEPLVNWLEEAEEEE; from the exons ATGAG CTCGAAGGAGAGACCCACTCTTGG TGGCACGCGGATTAAAACCCGCAAACGGAATATTGCAGCGCCGCTGGACCCTGCAGCTTTTGCGGATGCAGTGGTCCAGATTTATCTGGATAATGCTGGTGATCTG GAACTTATTGCCAAGAGCATTGAATCTTCAGACCTTAACTTCTCAAGATACGGTGACACCTTTTTTGAG GTTGTTTTCACTGGAGGCCGTACACAACCTGGAACAACAAAACCTGATGAGGGGGAGCGCCACCCTTACTCTGTACTAGAGTCTGAGCCTACACGTGAACTCATCTTGCCATCGGTTATCTACATTCAGAAAATTTTGAGGCGGAGGCCATTTCTGATTAAGAATCTCGAAAATGTTATGCGACGATTCCTTCAATCGTTGGAGCTTTTTGAGGAAAATGAAAGGAAGAAGCTGGCTATTTTCACAGCACTTGCATTCTCTCAGAAGCTGTCAGGACTTCCACCAGAAACGGTGTTCCAGCCAATGCTCAAGGATAATCTTGTTGGCAAAGGGCTAGTTCTATCGTTCATTACTGAGTTTTTCAAGGAGTATTTGATTGATAATAGTCTTGATGATTTGATTTCCATTCTGAAGCGGGGTAAAGTGGAGGACAATCTTTTGGAATTCTTCCCTTCCGCAAAGAGAACCGAAGAGAGTTTCTCTGAGCATTTCAC AAAGGAAGGGCTAGTTGCCTTAGTTGAGTACAACGAGAAGAAAATTTTCGAAGTGAAGCTTAAGGAAATGAAATCTGCTTTAACAACCCAGATAACAGAGGAAACCGATATGTCTGAAGTCATTGAGACTGTGAAGCAGCGTGTTAAAGACGCCAAATTGCCCGATGTTGAAGTTGTGCGAATTCTGTGGGATGTCATTATGGACGCTGTGCAGTGGTCTGGTAAGAACCAGCAGCAGAATGCTAATGCAGCTCTTCGCCAG GTGAAAACATGGGCAGAACTGCTGAACACCTTTTGCACGAATGGGAAGCTTGAGCTGGAACTGATGTACAAGGTTCAGATGCAGTGCTATGAGGATGCTAAGCTGATGAAGCTTTTCCCTGATATTGTAAAGTCCCTCTATGACGAGGATGTGCTTGCAGAAGACACCATTCTCCATTGGTTCCGCAAGGGAACAAACCCCAAGGGCAG GCAAACTTTTGTGAAGGCCCTGGAGCCATTGGTGAACTGGCTGGAGGAGGCAGAAGAGGAGGAATAG
- the LOC103451152 gene encoding riboflavin biosynthesis protein PYRR, chloroplastic: MLPMAALSLPPVRVYCSGGAATPNSSISNNNLLGNHALDAAHIRRAAELADGSAGFTSPHPNFGCVIASKSGKVAGEGFLYAQGTKPAEVLAVDAAGDFSRRATAYLNMEPGDCHGDHSAVSALVQAGIERVVIGLRHPLQHLRGNAIRALRSQGLQVDVLGEDLNSKLIEEARKSCLLVNAPLICRAASRVPFSVLKYAMTLDGKIAASSGHAAWISSKTSRNRVFELRGRSDAVIVGGNTVRKDNPRLTARHGGGHMPMRIVMSQTLDLPEEAHLWDTSDVSTIVATQRGARRHFQKHLASKGIEVVEFDILNPREVMEYFHDRGYLSLLWECGGTLAAAAISSGVIHKVFAFVAPKIIGGKNAPSPVGELGMVEMTQAFDLIDVCYEQVGPDMLISGFLQPIPDVTPVIPSVDETFEIDPTVTPYESRIIFFYKTWDPYGAFSNFSPHQIKMPDDSGDYEPWLSVEHYYQAQKFVGVDDPVAQDCVENIKSARSPEEAARIGRSMQRKRPDLVRCEWESVKIEVMYRALKCKFSIYPHLNAMLLSSAGCVLVEASPHDLFWGGGRDGEGLNYLGRLLMQLRSEFLGESPTSS; encoded by the exons ATGCTTCCAATGGCGGCGTTATCTTTGCCACCAGTGAGAGTCTACTGCAGCGGCGGCGCCGCCACACCCAACAGCAGTATTAGTAACAACAATTTACTCGGCAACCACGCGCTCGATGCCGCCCACATCCGACGAGCCGCCGAGCTGGCCGACGGATCCGCCGGATTCACCTCTCCCCACCCAAACTTCGGGTGCGTCATTGCCTCCAAATCCGGGAAAGTCGCCGGCGAGGGATTCCTCTACGCCCAGGGCACCAAGCCCGCCGAGGTCCTTGCCGTCGACGCAGCTGGCGATTTCTCACGCCGCGCCACTGCTTATCTCAACATGGAGCCCGGTGATTGCCACGGTGACCACTCTGCCGTCTCCGCCCTCGTTCAG GCAGGGATTGAAAGGGTGGTGATTGGGCTGAGGCATCCATTGCAGCATTTGAGAGGGAATGCCATTCGGGCTTTGAGAAGTCAAGGCTTGCAAGTTGATGTTCTTGGTGAGGACCTCAACAGTAAACTCATTGAG GAAGCACGAAAATCATGCCTCCTTGTCAATGCTCCATTAATTTGTAGAGCTGCTTCTCGAGTCCCCTTCTCCGTTCTCAAGTATGCCATGACTCTTGATG GAAAAATTGCTGCTAGCAGCGGACATGCAGCATGGATCAGCAGCAAAACGTCTAGAAATCGAGTGTTTGAACTGCGGGGTAGAAGTGATGCAGTCATTGTAGGAGGAAATACAGTGCGCAAGGACA ATCCAAGACTAACTGCAAGACATGGTGGTGGACATATGCCTATGCGGATTGTAATGTCACAGACTCTTGATCTCCCAGAGGAAGCACACCTTTGGGATACCTCTGATGTATCTACTATAGTTGCAACACAGAGGGGTGCAAGAAGGCATTTCCAGAAACATCTTGCATcaaaaggaattgaagtggtggAGTTTGACATCTTAAACCCCAGAGAAGTAATGGAATACTTCCATGATCGTGGATATCTTTCACTTTTGTGGGAGTGTGGGGGGACATTAGCTGCAGCTGCTATTTCATCCGGAGTAATACATAAG GTGTTCGCATTTGTTGCTCCTAAAATTATTGGTGGAAAGAATGCGCCATCCCCTGTGGGTGAACTCGGGATGGTTGAAATGACACAAGCCTTTGACCTAATTGATGTCTGCTATGAACAG GTTGGACCTGATATGCTTATAAGTGGATTTCTTCAACCCATACCAGATGTGACCCCTGTTATTCCATCAGTTGATGAAACATTTGAAATTGATCCAACCGTGACTCCATATGAATCAAGGATCATATTCTTTTACAAAACATGGGACCCATACGGCGCTTTCTCAAATTTTTCGCCTCACCAAATTAAGATGCCAGATGACagtggtgattatgaaccttggTTGAGTGTCGAGCATTACTATCAG GCTCAGAAGTTTGTTGGGGTGGATGATCCTGTGGCACAAGATTGTGTTGAAAATATCAAGTCTGCCAGAAGTCCGGAAGAGGCAGCACGGATAGGAAGGTCAATGCAGAGGAAGCGTCCTGATTTG GTAAGATGTGAGTGGGAAAGTGTAAAGATTGAAGTGATGTATAGGGCACTAAAATGCAAGTTCTCGATATACCCACATTTGAATGCAATGTTGCTGTCAAGTGCTGGATGTGTTCTTGTTGAAGCATCACCGCATGATCTTTTCTGGGGAGGAGGTCGGGATGGAGAAGGGCTAAATTATCTGGGCAGGCTTTTAATGCAGTTGAGATCAGAGTTTCTTGGTGAGTCTCCTACGTCCAGTTAG
- the LOC103451146 gene encoding putative 4-hydroxy-4-methyl-2-oxoglutarate aldolase 2 has protein sequence MALVTTAEVCDAHSQLIGSGDLRVLEPIFQIYGRRQVFSGQIVTLKVFEDNVLVRSFLEEKGNGRVLVVDGGGSKRCAILGGNPVVQAQNNGWAGIVVNGCIRDVDEINGCDIGVRALAAHPMKANKKGIGEKQVPISIAGTRICDGEWLYADTDGILISRTELSV, from the coding sequence ATGGCCTTGGTTACAACTGCTGAAGTTTGCGATGCGCACTCTCAGTTGATTGGGAGTGGTGATCTTCGGGTGCTTGAGCCAATATTCCAGATATATGGCCGGCGACAGGTCTTCTCTGGACAAATAGTTACCTTAAAGGTGTTTGAAGACAATGTCCTCGTTCGTTCCTTTCTCGAGGAGAAAGGCAATGGAAGAGTTCTTGTTGTGGACGGAGGTGGAAGCAAGCGGTGTGCaatattgggaggcaaccctgTGGTTCAAGCTCAGAATAACGGCTGGGCAGGTATAGTGGTCAATGGCTGCATAAGAGATGTCGACGAGATTAACGGTTGCGACATTGGCGTGAGAGCTCTGGCGGCCCATCCCATGAAAGCCAACAAGAAAGGGATCGGCGAGAAGCAGGTACCAATAAGCATTGCCGGGACAAGGATCTGTGACGGGGAATGGCTTTATGCAGACACCGATGGAATATTGATTTCTCGTACCGAGTTATCTGTCTGA
- the LOC103414031 gene encoding isopentenyl-diphosphate Delta-isomerase I-like: MSLSTARLLHTLSFLPKSHPPLFSSPATPTFLFSKPSAFPSLSARLSLSFHSSTMGDAPDAGMDAVQRRLMFEDECILVDENDRVVGHDTKYNCHLMEKIESENLLHRAFSVFLFNSKHELLLQQRSATKVTFPLVWTNTCCSHPLYRESELIDENSLGVRNAAQRKLLDELGIPAEDVPVDQFIPLGRMLYKAPSDGKWGEHELDYLLFTVRDVNVHPNPDEVADIKYVNQEELKELLRKADAGEEGLKLSPWFRLVVDNFLFKWWDHVEKNTIKEAADMKTIHRLT, encoded by the exons ATGAGCCTCTCCACTGCTCGCCTTCTCCACACTCTCTCCTTCCTTCCCAAATCTCATCCTCCTCTCTTCTCATCCCCTGCCACTCCAACCTTTCTCTTCTCCAAGCCCTCCGCCTTCCCCTCCCTCTCCGCCAGGCTGTCTCTGTCTTTTCACAGTTCCACCATGGGCGACGCTCCTGACGCCGGCATGGACGCCGTCCAGCGACGCCTCATGTTCGAAGACGA ATGTATTCTGGTGGATGAGAATGATCGTGTTGTTGGTCACGATACCAAGTACAATT GTCACTTGATGGAAAAGATCGAATCTGAAAATTTGCTTCACAGAGCTTTCAGTGTCTTTTTGTTTAACTCAAAGCATGAGTTGCTTCTTCAG CAACGTTCTGCAACCAAGGTAACATTCCCACTTGTGTGGACAAACACCTGTTGCAGTCATCCACTATACCGTGAATCTGAGCTTATTGATGAGAACTCTCTTG GGGTACGAAATGCTGCTCAAAGGAAGCTTTTGGATGAACTCGGTATTCCTGCTGAAGATGTGCCTGTTGATCAGTTTATCCCGTTGGGTCGCATGCTGTACAAGGCACCTTCTGATGGCAAGTGGGGAGAACATGAAC TTGATTACCTCCTCTTCACTGTCCGAGATGTTAATGTGCATCCGAACCCTGATGAGGTAGCTGATATCAAGTACGTAAACCAGGAGGAGCTGAAGGAGCTGTTGAGAAAGGCAGATGCCGGGGAGGAAGGTCTGAAGCTGTCACCTTGGTTCAGACTCGTCGTGGACAACTTCTTGTTCAAGTGGTGGGACCATGTTGAGAAAAACACCATCAAGGAAGCTGCTGACATGAAAACCATCCACAGGTTGACTTAA